In one Mucilaginibacter ginsenosidivorax genomic region, the following are encoded:
- a CDS encoding DUF4272 domain-containing protein → MINKSFIGRKKAIEKRLSDHGISDIKIQYLPYLDFDPESLAKPFDIGCRIIILYAVSIAAQHEKHRQKIMDWLKAESLWEYVSERETKLFEGKVKDRKALVNFSWQIEAAYVLAWSLGLVTKLSASCQPIDDEEFNEFDTVIPSVGEPLNDFLTKLHYIDETTIIDENLFNELVTTYLRDIYFNGNPNTSTVDSVVSFERHKALNWLRRFSGIEEWDETDTST, encoded by the coding sequence ATGATAAACAAATCATTCATTGGTAGAAAAAAAGCGATTGAAAAGCGATTGAGCGATCATGGCATCAGCGATATTAAAATACAGTACCTGCCTTATCTTGATTTTGATCCAGAAAGCTTAGCAAAACCTTTTGACATTGGCTGCCGGATTATCATTTTGTATGCAGTTTCGATTGCAGCACAGCATGAAAAACATCGTCAAAAAATCATGGACTGGTTAAAAGCTGAGAGCCTATGGGAATATGTTAGTGAACGGGAAACAAAATTGTTTGAAGGAAAAGTTAAAGACAGAAAGGCACTGGTAAATTTTTCATGGCAAATAGAAGCGGCTTATGTATTGGCCTGGTCGCTTGGATTAGTTACTAAACTTTCCGCTTCCTGCCAGCCTATTGACGACGAGGAATTTAATGAATTTGATACCGTTATACCTTCAGTTGGCGAGCCTTTAAATGATTTTTTAACCAAACTGCATTATATCGACGAAACAACCATTATTGACGAAAACCTTTTTAATGAATTGGTTACCACTTACCTGAGAGATATTTATTTCAATGGCAACCCAAACACGTCGACCGTAGACAGCGTCGTTTCTTTCGAAAGACATAAAGCGCTGAACTGGCTTCGCCGCTTCTCCGGAATTGAAGAGTGGGATGAAACAGATACCTCAACCTAA
- a CDS encoding DUF6855 family protein, with protein MKEQIGTKQAPLALKTPPLSSEYTMHTDVKDGKEVLVCTVGKTVLLYDYRCLDDLYAMLKQHGDWMELGSADEQKPAKEGTVEAWGRSPENPVGGWYGLKKGLRGRFGMYIPPLMEAMGLAEVTHEAKGNKMRAK; from the coding sequence ATGAAAGAACAAATTGGTACTAAACAAGCCCCGTTGGCGCTTAAAACGCCGCCGCTATCATCAGAATATACCATGCACACAGACGTGAAAGATGGTAAAGAAGTTTTGGTATGCACCGTTGGCAAAACAGTGTTGCTGTATGATTACCGTTGCCTTGACGATTTGTATGCAATGCTTAAGCAGCACGGCGATTGGATGGAACTGGGAAGTGCCGACGAACAAAAACCGGCTAAAGAAGGTACCGTTGAAGCATGGGGACGCTCTCCCGAAAATCCTGTTGGCGGCTGGTACGGGCTCAAGAAAGGTTTACGTGGCCGTTTTGGCATGTACATTCCGCCCCTAATGGAAGCAATGGGGCTCGCCGAGGTAACACATGAGGCAAAAGGGAATAAAATGCGGGCAAAATAA
- a CDS encoding Dps family protein, translating into MNAEQISLEESKVKPVVDHLNDLLANYHIHYQKLRGCHWNVKGASFFTLHLKFEELYTAALLTIDELAERILSLGKPPYSTFKDYIETAQIKEIQTIGLKDTLMVKAIIDDLAALIAKEREILDITAKAGDDGTNDMVNRFMQFNEKNTWMLRSFVNED; encoded by the coding sequence ATGAATGCTGAACAAATTAGCTTGGAAGAATCAAAAGTAAAGCCCGTTGTCGATCATTTAAACGACCTTTTGGCAAATTACCACATCCATTACCAAAAACTACGCGGATGCCACTGGAATGTAAAAGGGGCAAGTTTTTTTACATTGCACCTTAAATTTGAGGAACTGTATACTGCCGCTTTACTAACCATTGATGAACTGGCTGAAAGGATTCTTTCGTTAGGGAAACCGCCATACAGTACGTTTAAAGACTACATTGAAACCGCGCAGATCAAGGAAATTCAAACCATAGGATTAAAGGATACCTTGATGGTAAAAGCTATCATTGATGACCTGGCCGCGCTGATTGCCAAGGAGCGGGAGATATTAGATATCACAGCCAAAGCCGGCGATGATGGTACCAACGATATGGTTAACCGCTTTATGCAATTTAATGAAAAAAACACCTGGATGCTTCGTTCATTTGTGAACGAGGATTAA
- a CDS encoding DUF4905 domain-containing protein: MTKLLPFIQHQCKWPVWRMEIDELSNIIFLEVRNGADKLVSFTSIGLDNGMVNFDGLTTPERWLTGIETAFDGVFVLHNYQSEKGPAHKGLTAIDGHTGKTLWSNYNLAFDYLSVNGPVVYNTQIQPKKLFLADIKTGETVRNYQPIIDEVLNNRILSPQVLPVQAFKSLPDGVEAYGNTVDYLEHNNFRIVSLHTFLDGQLKQVLYIFDDEGDTVYHDLLQTDIQKLQPEAFVVHNNKLIYLKNRSVLIVLNLQNTVL, translated from the coding sequence ATGACAAAGTTGCTACCGTTCATTCAACATCAATGTAAATGGCCCGTATGGCGTATGGAAATTGATGAGCTGAGTAATATTATATTCCTGGAGGTGCGCAACGGTGCGGACAAGCTGGTATCGTTTACATCGATCGGTTTAGATAACGGCATGGTAAATTTTGACGGCCTTACAACGCCCGAGCGATGGCTTACGGGTATCGAGACGGCGTTTGACGGGGTGTTTGTTCTGCACAACTATCAGTCAGAAAAAGGGCCGGCACATAAAGGGTTAACAGCCATTGACGGGCACACCGGAAAAACCTTGTGGAGCAATTACAACCTGGCATTTGATTACCTGTCGGTAAATGGCCCGGTGGTTTACAATACACAGATACAGCCTAAAAAACTTTTTCTGGCGGATATCAAAACCGGCGAAACGGTTAGAAACTATCAGCCTATTATTGATGAAGTTTTAAACAACCGTATTTTAAGCCCGCAGGTGTTACCGGTGCAGGCGTTTAAAAGTTTGCCTGACGGTGTTGAAGCCTACGGAAATACCGTGGATTACCTTGAACACAATAATTTTAGAATTGTATCTTTGCACACGTTTTTGGATGGGCAACTGAAGCAAGTCCTTTATATTTTTGACGATGAAGGTGATACGGTTTATCACGATTTGTTGCAAACCGATATACAAAAATTGCAGCCCGAGGCGTTTGTAGTACATAATAATAAACTGATCTACCTTAAAAACAGGTCGGTATTAATCGTTTTAAATTTACAAAATACTGTATTATAA